The genomic region ACCTCCACCTCGTCAAACAGGATGCTACGCTCGACCAGGGCGTAGGAGTTGATGCGGTTGCGGCGGAAAATCACCGACTCGCGAATGGTGCCCCCAGAGATGATGCAGCCCCCGGCAATCAGGCTGTTGAAGGCCTGTCCGGTGCGGGCCCCGGCCTCGTGCACAAACTTGGCGGGAGGCGAGTTGAAGTTGGCCGCCCGCAGAGGCCACTCGGGGTTGAACAGGTCGAACTCCGGGGTCACCTGAATCAAGTCCATGCTGGCTTCAAAGTAGGCATCGATGGTGCCCACATCGCGCCAGTAGGTGTTGGGAACCTGCTGGCCGGGAATGGGGTTGCGCTTGAAGTCGTAGACCTGGATGCGGTAGCCCTCCTGTAGGGCCCGGGGAATCACGTCCTTGCCGAAGTCGTGCGAGGAGTTGGGGTCTTTGGCGTCGTGCTCGAGCTTTTCCACCAAAGGCTCGGTGCGGAAGATGTAGTTGCCCATCGAGACCAGGGTCTGATCCGGCTTGCCGGGGATGGGGGTGGGGTTCTTGGGCTTTTCCTGAAAGCCAATCATGCGCCACTGGTCGTCTACCTGGAGCACCCCAAAGCGGCTGGCTTGCTCGATGGGCACCGGGTAGGCGGCGATGGTCAGGTCGGCTTTGTGGTCGTTGTGGTAGTCCAGCATGTGGGCGATGTTCATCTTGAAGATGTGGTCACCGCCAAAAATCGCTACGTTCTCGGGCTTGTGGTTGTTGATCAGGTGCAGGTTCTGGTAGATGGCGTCGGCCGTGCCCCGGTACCAGACCGGCCCCAGCTCTTCGTAGCGGTACATCTGGGCCGGTACCAGCAGAATGAAGGCGTCCTCCAGAAAACCCCCAAATCGCCAGTGCCGCTGCACGTGCTCGGTCAGGGACTGGGCTTTGAACTGGGTAAGCACGTAAATGCCGTAGATACCCGAGTTCAGGAAATTATTGAGTACGAAATCGATGATGCGGTAACGCGCCCCAAACGGCACCGAAGGTTTCGCGCGCTTGGCCGTGAGGGGATAAAGCCTTGAACCCTGCCCCCCCGCGAGAATCATCCCCAGAACTCGCATAGACATGACGAAGGTGCCTCCTTTGGCCACAGCATAACAGGCTTGGGTTCTGGCTGAAAGCCTGAAGGGTCAATACTCGAAAGTCTATGGCCTAATAGCCGGTAGATCTGCGGCCTGGGACAAGAAGATATGCCTCCAGTCCCTATTCGGTGGGTATACTTGTGCCGCATGGAGCTTTCCTACGAGGCGCTCGAGTGGCGCACATTGACCGATGACTCTAGCGAGATTGTATCCTTCCCACCGGCGCCCCCTTTTTTCGGCCAGGAACGGGCCAGGGCTGCGCTGGAACTGGCCCTTCGGGGGGGGTTCCATGCCTATGTGGTGGGGCCTCCCAGCCTGGGCAAGCACGAGGCCCTGCTGGCCTATCTGGGCACCCAGAGCGTCGAAACCCCACCCGACCTGCTGTATGTGCCCTTGTCGGAGCGCAGGGTAGCGGTGCTGACCCTGCCCAGTGGGCAGGAAACCCATCTGGCCGATGCGGTGGAAAACCTGCTGCTGGAGGTCAGCCGGCTGGACGAGCTGTTTCGGCAGGGTTCTTTCCTGCGGGAAAAAACCCAGCTCGAGGCCCGCTTCAAACAACAGCAGGAAGCGCAGATGGCCTTACTCCGGCAGGAAGCCCAGGAGGCCGGGTTTGCCCTCTCGCAAAACGGTGAGCGGCTGGAATTTACCGGCCCCGGCCCGGTTCCCGCCGAACTTAGCGCAAGGCTCGAGGAGGTCACGCTGGGCAGCCTGGCCGCCGCCGCCGAACTCGAGGTCGCCCTGCGGCGGCTGCGCCGCGAATGGGCGCTGCACTACCTGAATACCCGCTTCGAACCGTTGTTTCAGCGCTTTCCCCAGGCCCGAAGCTACCTCGAGGCGCTGCGGGGCCGCTTAGCCCGCTACGCCGAAACCGGCGAGCCCCTCGACCCCGCCCAGTGGCGGCCCAACCTGCTCACCTCTTCCAGCAGCGGCAGCCCGCCCCCCATTGTGTTTGAGCCCTACGCCACCGCTCCCCGGCTGTTTGGGCGGCTGGACTACACCGTAGACCGGGGGGTGTGGAGCACCAACGTCAGCCTGATCCGGCCCGGGGCCGTCCACCGCGCCCAAGGGGGGTATCTGATTCTGGATGCCCTGAGCCTCAAGCGCGAGGGCACCTGGGAGGCCTTCAAGCGGGCCTTGCGCAACGGGCAGGTCGAGCCGGTTACCGAGCCGCAAGCCCCGGCGGGCCTCGAGGTCGAGCCTTTCCCCATCCAGATGCAGGTCATGCTGGTCGGCACCCCCGAGGCCTTTGAAGCGCTGGAAGAAGACCCGGCCTTCAGCGAGCTGTTCCGCATCCGGGTAGAGTTCGCCCCCACCCTGCCCGCCACCCCAGAAAACATGATGGCCCTGGGAGGCTGGCTTCAGGCCCAAGGCTTTCAGCTTACCCAGGGCGGTCTGATCCGGCTTTACGACGAGGCCCGGCGCATGGCCGAGCAGCGCGACCGCATGGATGCCCGCCTAGTCGAGATTCGTGCCCTGGCCGAGGAAGCCGCCGTGCTGGGCGAGGGGGTACTCACGGCAGAGGCGGTCGAACAGGCGGTTCAAGCCCGCGAGCACCGAAGCTTTTTATCCGAGGAGGAGTTTTTGCGGGCGGTACAGGAGGGGGTGGTTAGCCTACGTACCAGCGGGCGGGCGGTGGGCGAGGTCAACAGTCTGGTGGTGGTGGAGGCGGCGCCCTACTGGGGCCGCCCAGCCCGGCTGACCGCGCGGGCCGCACCGGGCCGCGACCACCTGATCTCCATAGACCGCGAGGCCGGTCTGGGTGGCCAAATTTTCCATAAGGCGGTGCTAACCCTGGCCGGTTATCTTCGCAGCCGGTACATCGAGCACGGCCCCCTCCCCGCTACCATCAGCCTGGCCTTCGAGCAAAGCTATGTCTCCATCGAGGGCGACTCGGCCGGGCTGGCCGAGCTGGCCGCGACGCTGTCGGCCATCGGCAACTTTCCCCTGCGGCAAGACCTAGCCGTAACCGGCGCGGTAGACCAGACCGGCAAGGTGCTGGCGGTAGGGGCCATCAATGCCAAAGTAGAGGGCTTTTTCCGGGTTTGCAAAGCGCAGGGCCTGAGCGGCAGCCAGGGGGTGATTCTGCCCAAGGCCAACATCCCCAACCTGACCCTCCGGGCCGAGGTACTGGAGGCCGTCCGGGCAGGTCGTTTCCACATCTATGCGGTCGAGACCGTAGAACAAGCCCTCGAGCGCCTCACCGGATCCCGCATAGAAGGCTTCCGGGGCCTGCAGGATCGCATCAAAGCCGGTCTGGAGGAGTTTGCCAAGCTAGAGGAAAGCCCCGAAGAAAAGGAAGCCTAGA from Meiothermus sp. harbors:
- the glgC gene encoding glucose-1-phosphate adenylyltransferase, with protein sequence MSMRVLGMILAGGQGSRLYPLTAKRAKPSVPFGARYRIIDFVLNNFLNSGIYGIYVLTQFKAQSLTEHVQRHWRFGGFLEDAFILLVPAQMYRYEELGPVWYRGTADAIYQNLHLINNHKPENVAIFGGDHIFKMNIAHMLDYHNDHKADLTIAAYPVPIEQASRFGVLQVDDQWRMIGFQEKPKNPTPIPGKPDQTLVSMGNYIFRTEPLVEKLEHDAKDPNSSHDFGKDVIPRALQEGYRIQVYDFKRNPIPGQQVPNTYWRDVGTIDAYFEASMDLIQVTPEFDLFNPEWPLRAANFNSPPAKFVHEAGARTGQAFNSLIAGGCIISGGTIRESVIFRRNRINSYALVERSILFDEVEVGRYAKLRNTIVDKNVSIPPHTEIGYDLEADRARGFTVTPEGIVVVPKSYRF
- a CDS encoding AAA family ATPase, coding for MELSYEALEWRTLTDDSSEIVSFPPAPPFFGQERARAALELALRGGFHAYVVGPPSLGKHEALLAYLGTQSVETPPDLLYVPLSERRVAVLTLPSGQETHLADAVENLLLEVSRLDELFRQGSFLREKTQLEARFKQQQEAQMALLRQEAQEAGFALSQNGERLEFTGPGPVPAELSARLEEVTLGSLAAAAELEVALRRLRREWALHYLNTRFEPLFQRFPQARSYLEALRGRLARYAETGEPLDPAQWRPNLLTSSSSGSPPPIVFEPYATAPRLFGRLDYTVDRGVWSTNVSLIRPGAVHRAQGGYLILDALSLKREGTWEAFKRALRNGQVEPVTEPQAPAGLEVEPFPIQMQVMLVGTPEAFEALEEDPAFSELFRIRVEFAPTLPATPENMMALGGWLQAQGFQLTQGGLIRLYDEARRMAEQRDRMDARLVEIRALAEEAAVLGEGVLTAEAVEQAVQAREHRSFLSEEEFLRAVQEGVVSLRTSGRAVGEVNSLVVVEAAPYWGRPARLTARAAPGRDHLISIDREAGLGGQIFHKAVLTLAGYLRSRYIEHGPLPATISLAFEQSYVSIEGDSAGLAELAATLSAIGNFPLRQDLAVTGAVDQTGKVLAVGAINAKVEGFFRVCKAQGLSGSQGVILPKANIPNLTLRAEVLEAVRAGRFHIYAVETVEQALERLTGSRIEGFRGLQDRIKAGLEEFAKLEESPEEKEA